From the Ipomoea triloba cultivar NCNSP0323 chromosome 8, ASM357664v1 genome, the window aacatgaattatatattttatgaagtCTAATACTGTATATTGGACCAGgttccacagtgcactgtggaccctggtacATGATATAAATTTCATGATCTATGTAGCATCCTGGACCAtgaagtatatattattttaattacacttcagtttGACAATATTGTTACGagttttagtttcattttccctccacgctagtttcattatagcaatattaaagtatcattttaattctactatagtTTCTGATGGACAGTTTTAAATAtatgtcctcgcaagtgcacgagcagtgtagtgatagtgtgcaaaaGCAAGGGTCGATCCCACAGGGAATTGATACAATGCAATTTAACAAACTTAAAATATCGAACAATTAAAAGGTTTAACTCAACAATTTAAAGTACTAAAAACAAATGCCGAATATCAAGATTAAATCATATGCAATAAAATTAAGCCAACACTAGTAAAATAGCTTGGAGAAGTGCAATAATTAAAGACTAAAACGAACGAGATAGCAAACCATTAGCGTATAGGAATTGTGATTAACAAATAAATGACCACTAGAGACTGTAATTAGCATTGTAGTCGAGCACTAAGCATTAACAACAAATGTAGGCAGCATACAGTAGCAATGTAATTCATTATCACTTAATGACTTGAAAAGGTAATTGCTTAACTACTGTAACTCAAATTTAAAGTAAAGGAAAAGCATTGgaagttacaaattaaaagcaaaGAAAGAAGCATTGTAATTCACTCACAAAATGAATTGAAAAGATAATACGAAGTACTGCAACTTGAATTAAAAACAACAGAAATGATTCATCCCTTCTAGCTAGACATTAGGCACTGAAATCTAAGCTCCacaaattaatattcaaaactaacaaattgagaattgaagaattagaaTGCTGTGTTGCGAAATGAagacaaaaaaagaaatagaaagtGAAACCAGAATTAGATGCCAGCCGCCCAGCTGCTGCGACTCATAATTCCTTAGCAGTCACCGGAATTCGCCACCCAGACGTCGCCGCCGCAACTCGGAGAATGCCGCACCAACACCAAAAATAAAGCTGCCGTCGCCAATTTGTTGGAGACCGACTCCGAAAGTGATTCGGAGTGAATTGATGATGAAGAGTGACGGACCTTGGCCTCCTGTTATACTCGTTGTGTCCAACTTCTCCGCCGCCCTTCCGCTGTTCAATCGGACCATCACCAGGACTGAGgttcaaacccaccacctcccatataaagagaaaggtttgatgccactggactacaaggttcTTGGCATTAGTATATACTTATTAAACTCCTACTGACTATGTACTGCTAAAACTATATTATGATTAAAAAGAGTTAAGAAATTATTAGACTGacaaattttattaacaaacttaacttaacttaataataaaaacaaccccaaaaaataacaatattattaaaaactacTTATATAGcaatagtaaataaaattagataaaaattaatcaCTAATTGCAGATTAACTATAAaaagattatttaaaataacaataaaaataatgtttatcagtttcatttaataatatacattattgcttgagttctatttgttttgtttcatttttcacacatattaatttaattatagtaatgttggagtattattttagctttggtattttttatatatgtatttacatGTGTTATTGAGTTAGAAGTTACTTTGACttttatgtaaatatttaataataaataaagttataaaataaaCTCCATACTTCACGTCTTCCTCTCTGTCTCatattataaaaaactgtttttttCCATCACTCCATGCTTTCACATAGTTGAACAAAGTTGTCTTTCCTTTATCCATTTCCATCTGCCGGCCGCAGCATTATCCAATTTTCCCTCTCTGGGCGCACTCCTTCCTCTTTGGGCGTCTACTGGTTTTTTTCCCAGACGAAATTATTCGAAAAGCTGAGACTTTGGTGTGGTTGAAGCCACGATCGCTGTTCATAAGCTCTTGATTGCGTGATTCGTCGAATACCCAGAGTTTTCCGAGGAACTTTTTGGTAATTCAGGTGCGTTGTTTGCGTAACGCGATTGTTTGGTGCATTTGTTTAAGAATGTTAAGATTTATGTTATGATGTTTTGATCTGAGATGAATTGCATTGAAACTTTGAGCTTGAGGTAGAGAAATGGACCTTCATCTTCTGCTTTATTTGTTAAAAGGAATCTGTTTCTGGCTCTTTGAACTCTGTTTAAATGATCAGATAGTACTACTGTGCAAGTGGCAACaaacagtgtatatatataggctaaTGTTCATATTCCCATGAGACAAGAGATACAACATGAATACACACAATGTCCTACAGGAATGCATACAGACTAGAGTGTGTGCAATCATGTTTAGCAAATTGCACACACTAGCTATGTTCATTCCTGTAGTAGACTGTGTGCATTCATGGTGTGTCTCACGGGAAGATGTTGTCTCATTTGACTATAATATTCATGTTGTGTCTCACAGTCTCACGGGAAGAtgttgtctcatttgattatttatctatatatatatatatatatatatatatatatatatatatatatatgattctcCAAAATGGTGATGCTACAAATTGAGAAAAATGAGTCTATATGATGTTTCATATCAAAGTATGCTGTGACATAAAACAGAAAGACTACTATTAGAAGGCCAAAATCAGGTTGATGATCAAAGGAACTGATTTCTTCCAAATCAATTTCAAGTTTTGTGTAGTATGCAGGTGAACCTTATGGGATATGAGGGCCATGGTAATTGGATTAATGTGCTATGTTAGTTGCGTTTGCATGGTAGCCTTGCGTAAATTGCACAAGCAAGTAGAAAAAGCATGCACGCCATGCTATGAATTAGCAAATTGATGTCTAGTTTACAAGAAAAATATGGGATTTTGTCATAATTCGtgatttttcattgattttgaaGGGAGGTAAAATGACCTCTGTACAAGGGTCAGTTGTTTGCCCCGTAGTTCATGCTAAAAGAACAGGTGAATACTCTGTTCCGGTCAATTCACCTTCAGTGAAGACTACTAAAGTTCTTAGAAGTGGGTTTAGAGGGTCTGCTGTGATCTGCAGTAGACGAGTTCAAGTGGCTAGACTATCGCGATCAGAAATAAGCACAGTGATCAAATGCAGTTTCAGTTCGTCTTCCAATGGCAATGGCAACAGAGCTGAGAACTTTAGTGAGAATGATGCTGACTATGTAAATTCTATCGTTCTTGAAGCTGgtatataaattttcaaattgcactcgtgtgttgtgtgtgtgtatactaGTATTGTGTAGTTGAATATTGCCTGTGGACCTTTTTCCACTTTGTGTTTAAATTTTGAAGGAACTGTCAGAAACTCCACTGCATTTTAgacttttatttttcataatctaGACGTTTTTCGAAGTCCCATACAATTAATTGACCTTTTTGATATAGTATCACTTCACAAGCAAATCAAATTGACACCTGAACAAATTTTCTGGTAACCGTGTTTTTGCTTTGCTCAGTTCAAGTACAGAGTATCCGAAATGGTTTCCTGATCAAAATGAGAGATGGTAGGCATATGAGATGTGTCCATAACAACCCTCAAGGTGACCATCTTCCCGAGTATGAACCACATCCAGCAATAGTATTGAGAATGGAAGATGGAACGGGCCTTCTTCTTCCTATCATCGTTTGTACGTCAATATTCATCTATTATtctttttgagatttttttggTGCATTTATGCACTTGACTTCCTAATTTCACTTGATCTGTTTTGTTTGACAGTGGAAATGCCAATTGTAACGCTCATGGCTGCAGTACGAAATGTCCAAATTGTATGTTTAGAATCCGTAATTTAATATCCTGCTAAACCTAAAGCTTTAATATCCCAATTCTGACCGGTAGTTATGcaaaacaacaaatatttgctGCTTTGCAGGCCCGACCTACAATGTACCAAGTGTTTAAGGACATGATTGAGAAGATGGGCTATGAAGTAAGTTTCTTATTTGGTTCTGTATTCTCCACTCTTCGAGTCGATGCAttatctcttttttcttttttctttttaaatggTGTAACCTGTTTTATGAAGGTAAAACTTGTCCGTATTACCAAGCGAGTACATGAGGCATATTTTGCTAAATTATTCCTCTCCAAGGTATAACTTTTTATATATGATTTGGTATGTTAATTGCGTTGCTTGAGATCCAAACATCATTTGTTGAGTATTGATTAACTTGCATCAATGTGGATTTTATAGCAGCTGGGTAATGAAGGTGAGAGTTTCACCGTGGACCTTCGACCTTCCGATGCCATCAATATTGCTGTCATATGCAACGTAACTATTCTCATCTCTCCCTCCTTCGTGTTTGTATGTTGTCCGTTTTAAAAGCTACCGCCTTATT encodes:
- the LOC116027955 gene encoding bifunctional nuclease 1-like isoform X1; the encoded protein is MTSVQGSVVCPVVHAKRTGEYSVPVNSPSVKTTKVLRSGFRGSAVICSRRVQVARLSRSEISTVIKCSFSSSSNGNGNRAENFSENDADYVNSIVLEAVQVQSIRNGFLIKMRDGRHMRCVHNNPQGDHLPEYEPHPAIVLRMEDGTGLLLPIIVLEMPIVTLMAAVRNVQIARPTMYQVFKDMIEKMGYEVKLVRITKRVHEAYFAKLFLSKQLGNEGESFTVDLRPSDAINIAVICNVPIQVNKYVAYSDGMRIIESANSLVQGSTSHGSLPTELDRPTGRPCFETEEFTLLRNMLIAAAEGRYIDAAMWRDKLAQHRAKRNWT
- the LOC116027955 gene encoding bifunctional nuclease 1-like isoform X2, whose translation is MTSVQGSVVCPVVHAKRTGEYSVPVNSPSVKTTKVLRSGFRGSAVICSRRVQVARLSRSEISTVIKCSFSSSSNGNGNRAENFSENDADYVNSIVLEAVQVQSIRNGFLIKMRDGRHMRCVHNNPQGDHLPEYEPHPAIVLRMEDGTGLLLPIIVLEMPIVTLMAAVRNVQIARPTMYQVFKDMIEKMGYEVKLVRITKRVHEAYFAKLFLSKLGNEGESFTVDLRPSDAINIAVICNVPIQVNKYVAYSDGMRIIESANSLVQGSTSHGSLPTELDRPTGRPCFETEEFTLLRNMLIAAAEGRYIDAAMWRDKLAQHRAKRNWT